From the genome of Candidatus Dadabacteria bacterium, one region includes:
- a CDS encoding methylated-DNA--[protein]-cysteine S-methyltransferase: MTQKTTEMFSKTLTLQGGIFVTAFADSAGLRRVSVGFEQPPADKAGAPKETAAVLDRALSAASAAVHGETAEAGKVVSEAAAPEKTPDFHRRVWRETAKIPHGQTRTYSEIAGRLGGENYRRVVARALAKNPFPILIPCHRVVGARDGGGYSAGGGRRMKQALLSMETQK, encoded by the coding sequence ATGACTCAAAAAACAACGGAGATGTTTTCAAAAACACTGACGCTTCAGGGCGGCATATTTGTAACCGCGTTTGCGGACTCCGCCGGTTTGCGGCGCGTGTCCGTAGGTTTTGAACAACCCCCCGCAGACAAAGCGGGCGCGCCGAAAGAGACGGCGGCGGTTCTTGACCGCGCCCTGAGCGCCGCCTCCGCCGCCGTTCACGGGGAAACGGCGGAAGCGGGCAAGGTTGTCAGCGAAGCCGCCGCGCCGGAAAAAACGCCGGACTTTCACCGCAGGGTGTGGCGGGAGACGGCAAAAATCCCTCACGGGCAGACAAGAACCTACTCCGAGATCGCCGGTCGGCTGGGCGGAGAAAACTACCGCAGGGTGGTCGCCCGCGCCCTTGCGAAAAACCCCTTTCCCATACTGATTCCCTGCCACCGCGTAGTGGGCGCACGGGACGGGGGCGGATACAGCGCGGGCGGCGGGCGGCGGATGAAACAGGCGCTGCTGTCAATGGAAACGCAAAAGTGA